The following proteins come from a genomic window of Paenibacillus sp. CAA11:
- a CDS encoding RluA family pseudouridine synthase: MSIEQSSAANDENIQEWTVEAQFAKDRLDKYVRECLDEQVSRSQIQLWIENGHIKVNGLQVKSNYKLSVNDIVALEIPEVSSVEIIPEDIPLDVYFEDQDVIVVNKPRGMVVHPAPGHASGTLVNALMFHCKDLSGINGELRPGIVHRIDKDTSGLLMAAKNDMAHASLAAQLKEHSVTRKYYALVHGNLAHDQGTVDAPIGRDPHDRKMFTVTEKNSKEAVTHFQVVERFGDYTLLELKLETGRTHQIRVHMKFIGHPLVGDPVYGRSKGIKMNGQALHAAVLGFMHPRTGAYEEFSAPLPQDMEELLAILRSR; the protein is encoded by the coding sequence ATGAGCATAGAACAGTCCTCTGCAGCAAATGATGAGAACATTCAAGAATGGACCGTGGAGGCTCAGTTCGCAAAAGACCGACTGGATAAATACGTCCGGGAATGTTTGGATGAGCAAGTATCCCGCAGTCAGATCCAATTATGGATTGAGAATGGCCATATTAAGGTAAATGGCTTACAGGTCAAATCCAATTACAAGCTATCGGTTAACGATATTGTTGCTTTGGAAATTCCTGAAGTGAGCAGTGTGGAGATTATTCCGGAGGATATTCCTCTGGATGTATATTTTGAAGACCAAGATGTCATCGTTGTCAACAAGCCTAGGGGAATGGTGGTGCATCCTGCTCCTGGCCATGCTTCAGGAACGCTGGTTAACGCCTTGATGTTCCACTGCAAGGATTTGTCCGGAATCAACGGGGAGCTTAGACCGGGAATTGTTCACCGGATTGATAAGGACACTTCTGGCCTGCTTATGGCGGCTAAGAACGACATGGCACATGCTTCCTTGGCAGCTCAGCTGAAGGAGCATTCGGTCACCCGTAAATACTATGCCTTAGTACACGGCAATCTTGCACACGACCAAGGGACCGTAGATGCTCCTATAGGTCGTGATCCTCATGATCGTAAAATGTTCACTGTCACGGAGAAGAACAGCAAGGAAGCGGTGACACATTTTCAAGTGGTTGAGCGATTTGGAGACTATACCCTTCTTGAATTGAAGCTAGAGACAGGCCGGACTCATCAGATTCGGGTGCATATGAAGTTTATTGGACATCCGCTCGTAGGAGACCCGGTATATGGACGCAGCAAAGGCATCAAGATGAACGGACAGGCTCTTCATGCAGCGGTCCTTGGATTTATGCATCCAAGAACAGGGGCGTACGAAGAGTTCTCAGCTCCGCTTCCGCAGGATATGGAAGAGCTTCTGGCCATATTGCGGAGCCGTTAA
- the pyrR gene encoding bifunctional pyr operon transcriptional regulator/uracil phosphoribosyltransferase PyrR → MSVDNHVIMDETAIRRALTRIAHEILEKNKGIEGCVLVGIRTRGIYLAKRLAERLEDIEGLKVAWGELDVTSYRDDRLDEAQESAHGEALTGLDVHGKKVILFDDVLYTGRTIRAAMDALMDCGRPESIQLAVLADRGHRELPIRPDYVGKNVPTSKAEDVEVLLKEQDGIDQVIIKQQRGESK, encoded by the coding sequence ATGAGCGTAGATAATCATGTCATTATGGATGAAACAGCAATTCGCCGCGCATTAACGAGAATTGCCCATGAAATCTTAGAGAAGAACAAAGGGATTGAAGGGTGTGTCCTTGTCGGTATTCGCACACGGGGGATTTACCTCGCCAAGCGGCTGGCAGAAAGACTTGAAGACATTGAAGGATTGAAGGTTGCTTGGGGAGAGCTTGATGTAACTTCTTACCGGGATGACCGGCTGGACGAAGCTCAAGAAAGTGCACATGGAGAAGCTTTGACCGGACTTGATGTTCACGGCAAGAAGGTGATTTTGTTCGACGATGTGCTGTATACCGGACGAACCATTCGCGCGGCTATGGACGCATTGATGGATTGCGGACGTCCTGAATCCATCCAGCTCGCTGTGCTGGCGGACAGGGGACACCGCGAGCTCCCGATTCGCCCCGATTATGTTGGGAAGAACGTGCCTACTTCGAAAGCGGAGGATGTGGAAGTGCTCCTCAAAGAACAGGACGGAATCGACCAAGTCATTATCAAGCAGCAGCGGGGTGAGAGCAAATGA